CTCGGGGAGATGGATGATCACCTCTTCCCATACGGCGCCCCGGAAGCGGTCGGAGAGGTAGTGCACCTCGTCCATGACCACGTATCCGAGGCCGAGGAGGGTCTGTGAGCCCGCGTACAGCATGTTCCGCAGCACCTCGGTGGTCATCACGACCACCGGGGCGTCGGAGTTGACGCTGTTGTCGCCGGTGAGCAGGCCGACCTTGTCGGCGCCGTAACGGCGGCTCAGGTCCGCGTACTTCTGGTTGGACAGTGCCTTGATGGGTGTGGTGTAGAAGCACTTCTTGCCCTGCTGGAGGGCGAGGTGGACGGCGAACTCGCCGACGATCGTCTTGCCGGAGCCGGTGGGAGCGGCGACCAGCACGCCCTTGCCCGCTTCGAGAGCCTGGCAGGCCTCGATCTGGAAGGGGTCGAGACCGAAGTCGTACATCTCGCGGAAGCCCGCGAGCGCGGTGGCCTGCTCGGCTGCCCGCAGGCGGGCTGCCGCGTACCGCTCGGCCGGTGAGAGGTCCTCTGTCATCGTGCTTTCGAGCGTACCCGGCTGCACTGACAACAGGACGATCATTATCCGGATCGGAGTCCGCGAAACCTGCTCTTCACGCAGTTCACGGGCCCGTGGCAGCTCAGGGGCCCACCACGGACACCGCCCCGCGCACGCAGCGCGCGCTCAGCGGCAGCGGTCCGAGCGGCTCGCCGTCCGCGTATCCGGTGACGTCCTCGGCGGCGATCTCGACCCGCGCGGCCCTCAGCACGGTCACCTTGGGGTGCTCGACGTGGGTGCCCCGGTACACGCTCGGGAACACCCGCAGCAGGGTCGTACGGCTGCAGTCCCCGACCACGGTGATGTCGAAGAGCCCGTCGGTGAGGTCCGCGCCCGGGCAGATCCGCATGCCACCGCCGTACGACGATCCGTTGCCGACGGCCACCAGGGTCGCCTCGACCTCCCGGACGTCGCCGTCGTCGAGCGTGATCCGGTACGGGACGGGCCGGAAGGCGGCCAGTTCGGCGAGCATCGCGAGGTCGTACTTGAGGCGGCCCGCGGGCCATCTCATGCGGTTGCCGCGGTCGTTGACCCGGGAGTCGAAGCCGGAGGCGAGGACGGTGCCGAACCAGTGGTCACCGGCCCGGCCCAGGTCGGTGTCGTGGACCCGGCTCCCCTTGAGGGCGTCGGCGATCAGCCGGCCCGCGGCGGCGGGATCGCGTACCGGCAGGCCCAGGGTGCGGGCGAAGTCGTTGCCGGTACCGACGGCGACCAGACCGAACGGCGTGCGGGTGCCGGCCACGGCCTGGAGCGCGAGGTTCGCCATCCCGTCGCCGCCGACGGCGACGAGTGCCCCCGTGCCCTCGTCCACGGCGGCACGCGCGCGTGCGAGGGCGTCGGCGACGTCCTCGCCGAGCACGGTCCGCACCGCGAAGCCGGCCGCCCGCAAAGCGGAAGCGGCCGGCTGCGCCGCGTGGGCGCCCCGGCCGCGGCCCGCGGTGGGGTTGACGAAGAGGGTGATCTCGCTGGTCACGGAAGTGACCTTACGAGCCGCTTCCCGGTCGTCAGGTCACGTCGTCATAACCGTTGACCCGGTCCGCACCCGACTGCTCGGGCAGCGCCCGGCTCGCGGAGACGGTCTCGACCTCGCCGATGTCCTCGGGGGTGAGATCCAGGTCGGAGGCCTCGTCGTCGTCAGGTCCCTCGGCCTCGCGACGGCGCTTGCGCCGGTCGTTGAGCAGGGAGAAGGCGGTCGCCCCGAAGTACAGGACCCAGATCGGCGCAGCGAGCGCCAGCATCGTCAGCGGGTCGGTGCTCGGGGTGGCGACGGCCGCGAACACGGTGATGGCCATGATCATGCCCCGCCACCAGCCGAGCATCCGCTTGCCGGTGATCAACCCGGTGAGGTTGAGGAAGACCAGCAGCAGGGGCAGCTCGAAGGAGAGACCGAAGACCAGCACCATGCGCAGGACGAGGTCGAGCAGGTCGTCCAACGGCAGCAGGTTGGCGGTGCCGCCCGGGGTGAAGCCGATCAGCACCTGCGCCGTGGTCGGCAGGACCGAGTAGGCGAAGTAGGCGCCGACGAGGAAGAGCGGGGCGCCCGTGCCGACGAACGCGTAGGCGTACTTCTTCTCGTGCCGGTGCAGGCCGGGTGCGACGAAGGCCCACAGCTGGTAGAGCCAGACCGGCGAGGCCGCGACGACACCGGCCATCAGCGACACCTTCAGGGCCAGCGTGAAGGGCGTGAGCAGGCCGTTGATCGTGATCTCGGCGCACGGCTTGGTCGACTGTGTCGACTTGGCCAGTTCCGCGAAGGACTTGTCACAGCCGACCGAGTCGAGGATCGGCTTGGTGATCAAGTTGATGATGTCGTTGTAGAAGAAGGCGGCCACCACCGTCACGATGACGATGGCCAGCATCGCCTTCGCGAGCCGGTTGCGGAGCTCACGAAGGTGATCCGCGAGAGGCATCCGCCCCTCGGGATCCCTCTCTTCTCTGCGGGCAGACTTCAGCAACCCACGTTCCCATCTCGTGCGGGCGGGCCGGAGGTCACCGGCCCCGCGTCAGCGCTTGGTCGTGTCCGTCGGCTCGGTGACCGGGCGCGAGCTCGTCACGTCGCCGGGCGCGGCCTGGATGGTGCGCTGAGCAGGGGTCTGCTCGTCGGTGTTGGGCGGACCGGCCGGGGTGGCCGTGCTGCTGCCCTCGTCCTTCATCGCCTTGGCCTCGCTCTTGAGGATGCGAGCGGACTTGCCGAGCGAGCGCGCCATGTCGGGAAGCTTCTTCGCGCCGAACAGCAGGATGATGACGACGAGGATGAGAATGATCTCGGGGGCGCCGAGCCTTCCGAACATAAGTCTTTACCTTCTCACCGAGGCGGCTTGTGGGGTGCTGTCCGACCGGTCGGACATGTGTCCGATCAGTCGTGCTGACAGCGATCGTAACGCTCAGGGGTGAACGCCTGGCAATCCCTGTGCGTACTCCCGGTTCGCGGCCGAGCCTCGTTATCCGGACCGCGACCAGCAGCGTACCTGCCGACCCGGCCGAGGGGACAGGGCGAAGTGGCCCAAAACGCATGCGTCCCTCGACTCACACCCAACTCTCAGCCGTACTCACAGTGAGTCAACAGAACGGGCCGTGCTCACCGCCGCCCGCTCCAGGTCCTCCGCGGCCCGGCTGATACGCCGCGCGGAGTCCGTGACCTGGCGCCCCAGACGCTGCGCCTCCAGAAAGACCCGGACGGCGAGCACACCCAGGACGGCGAGACCCACGAAACCCACTGCTACCGCGAACATCGGCCAGAACATGGCACCGAGCCTAGAGGGTGGAGTGCAGCCGCAGCGTCCGGACCCCGCCGCCGGTCAGCAGTTCCACGATCCGCTCGCCGGCGGGCTTGCGGACGGCCGCGCCGCACTCGGGGCAGGTGAAGGAGTAGAAAGTGGCGCGGCTGGTCGCGCCGATGGCGAGGCGCAGGGCGGCGGCGGCCAGCTCGAACCGCTCCCGGCAGTCCGGGCAGCTCGCCTTGAAGGTCACCGGAGCCGCGCTCCTCATCCCGGCGAAGGCGGCAGCCACCGTCATGCCCGCACCAGACGTCGCCGACTCGCTCAAAGCCCCTGCTCCTGCCTGTCGTACCGACCGTCGTGCACCCGGGTTCCCGGGGTGTCCTGCGCCTCGACCCCGTCATAGGCGGCCAGCGCCTCGCGGGCCGCCTCGCGGGCGCTGTCGGCGAGGTCGCGCGGCGAGACGATACGACCGTCGCGGCCGAGCCGGAGCGCCAGCCTCCGCAGCGATGCAGGGTCGGGGGTGCGCAGGGTAATACGCAGCCCGCCGTCGGAAAGCTCATCCGCACTGTCGTGCGGGTAGTACTCGGCGACCCAGCGGCCGCCGGGGCCCACCTCGACGACCACCTCGGGGTCCTCGGCCGCGGGCTGCACGAGCCCCTCGGACAGGTCCCTGAGCTCGACCTCGGGCGGCGCGGACGGCTCGTCGAGGATCTTGATCTCGGCGACCCGGTCGAGCCGGAAGGTGCGCCGCGCCTCGGAGCGGCGGCACCAGGCCTCGACATAGGTGTGGCCGACGCTGACCAGGCGGATCGGGTCGATCTCGCGCTCGGTGAGCTCGTCGCGGGCGGGCGAGTAGTAGCGGATCCACAGGCGCCGGCGCTCGGAGATGGCCCGGTCGACGTCCGCGAAGACCCCGCCCTCGGACTCGAAGGTCACCGACAGCCGCGCGCTGGCACCGGCCGTCTCACCGGCCGCGGTCTCCACCTTGGCGGTCGCCCGCAGCAGCGCCTGCCGGTCGCTCTCCCGGAGACCGGGCAGCGTGGACACCGCGCGGGCGGCCACCAGCAGCGCGGTCGCCTCGTCTGCGGCGAGCCTGAGCGGCTCGGCCACGTCATCGGGGTTGTGCCACCAGATCCGCTCGCCGTCGGTGTCGATGTCGAGCAGATCTCCGCCGCGGAAGCTGGTGCCGCACATGGGCAGCACATCGAGGTCGGAGACCAGTTCGTCCTCGGTGATCCCGAAGGCGCGGGCGACGTCCTCGACCCGGGCGCCGGGGCGCTCCCTGAGATAGGTCACCAGGGAGAGCATCCGCCGGGTCTGGTCGATGGCGTTCGCCGGCCTGACCGGTTTGCCTGCCATGATCTCTTCCGCTCCCCCTCAGCCCTTGGCCACGGCACGCAGCCGGTCCACCACGTCGGCCCGCAACTCGGCGGGCTCCAGGACCACCACGTCCGGACCGAACTCCACCAGCCAGGCGTCCAGGCCATGGCCGTACGGAATCTCCAACTCGTCCCAGCCGTCGCCCAGTTCCCGCACCGAGGTCGCTTTCGCCCGCAAGGGGTACCCGGCGCCCGTGCGCAGCCGGATCCGCGCGCTGCGGTCGGCGGTCTCCCCCGCCCAGCTCGCGACGGTCTCGCGGACGGTCACGACGTCGGGGACCGGGGCCGTGTAGCGCGTGCCGCGCGAGCGCACCTTGCCGGTGATCCGGGAGAGCCGGAAGACCCGTTCGGCACCCCGGTCGCGGTCGAATCCGGCCAGGTACCAGTGGCCGCGCCAGCACTCCAGCGCCCACGGTTCGACATGACGGGGCTCGGGGCGGGCGGCGGTGGCCTTGCGGTAGTCGAAGACGACCGGACGGCGGTCCCGGCAGGCGAGCATCAGCGGCTCGAAGGAGGCCTCGTGCACCGGGATGCGCGGCTCCAGGGCGCCGTGCGCCTCGTACGGGTCGAAGTCCTCGGGCAGCCCCGCCGCGCGCAGTTTCTGCAGGGCACCGCTGGCCGCGCCGGCGAGCCGGGCCTGCTGCCACACCTTGGCGGCCAGCCCCAGGGCGGCGGCCTCCTCGGCGTCGAGGGTGACGGGCGGCAGCCGGTTGCTGTCGCGGCGGGCGAGGTAGCCGACTTCGCCGTCCAGGTTCTCAACGGTCTCGATCACGAGGCCGAGTTCACGCAGATCGTCCTTGTCGCGCTCGAACATCCGGTTGAAGGAGTCGTCGGAATTCGCCTCCAGGTAGGCCTCGATGGACTCCCGAAGCTCACGCTTGCTGAGCGGCCGTCGCGTCCCGAGCAGACACAGCGCCAGGTTCATCAGCCGCTCGGCCTTGGCAATGGCCATCGACGCCCTTCGCCTCCCTATGGTGCTTACGGACGATGACCGTACCGCCCCGAAGGAGCAAGGCAAAAGCCGAGGGCCCATGCCTGGACGGGCATGGACCCCGGTTGATCAGGTCCGGTCGGAAGTCGTACGACGATCCGACCGCGACGCGATCCCTTATGACTCCGGTACGACGATCAGACGCCGAGCAGGTCGACCACGAAGATCAGGGTCTCACCGGGCTTGATCGCCGGGGTCGGGCTCTGGTTGCCGTAGGCGAGGTGGGCGGGGATGGTCAGCTGGCGGCGGCCGCCGACCTTCATGCCCTGCACGCCCTGGTCCCAGCCCTTGATGACCCGGCCGCCGCCCAGCGGGAAGCGGAACGGCTGACCACGGTTCCAGCTGGCGTCGAACTCCTCGCCGGTGCTGAAGGCGACGCCCACGTAGTGGACCGTGACGGTCTGGCCGGCCTGCGCAACCTCGCCGTCGCCCTCCCAGATGTCCTTGATCTCCAGGTCCGCCGGGGGCTCGCCGCCCGGGAAGTCGATCTCGGGCTTGTCGATGCTCACGTCACTCGCTCCTGCTGGTTCACGGAAAGGCAACAGGGACCAGTCTTACATCCCCGCGGCCGGGACCTTCGCGCATGTCCCCCGTGCGTCACATCTTCGCCAGGATGTCCACGGTGAAGACCAGCGTGGAGTCCTTCTCGATACCGCTGCCGGCCGGCGGTTTGTCGCCGTAGCCCAGCTTCGGCGGAATCGAGATCAGCACCCGGCTGCCGACCTTCTTGCCGGTCAGCCCCTGCGCCCAGCCCTTGACGACCTGCTGGAGCGAGAACGACGCCAACTGCTTCCGGCTGTACGTCGAGTCGAACTCCTTGCCGGTGTCCCACACCACGCCCTTGTACTGCACGAGCAGCGTGCTGTCGGCCGCCACCTCGTCGCCGTCGCCCTCGATGACGTACTCCGACACCAGCTTGGTGGGCGCGTCCGCCTTGGGGATCTCGATGGAGGGAGCCTTGCCGTCGGTGTTGGTGCCGACCTTGGGCAGTTTCGCGTCGCTCTGAGCGACGTCCTTGCCCTTGGCGGAGCTCTTCGCGTTGAACGTGTCCTGGATGTCGACGACGAACACCAACGTGTCGGTGCCCTTGATACCCGCCTGCGCGTTGCCCTCCTTGCCGTACCCCCAGGTGGGCGGGATGGAGAACTGGACCCGGCTGCCGGCCTTCTTGCCGGTCAGGGCGTACCGCCAGCCGTCGATGATGCTGTTCTGCGCGAGCTGGATGACCAGCGCCGTCTTACGGTCGTAGGAGTTGTCGAAGACCTTGGCCGTGCTCCAGATCTGGCCGAGGTAGTGGGCCTGGATGTAGTCGCCCTCGGCGATGGTGGTGCCACCGCCCGCGATGACCGTCTTGACCGCGAGATCCTTCGACGGATCGCCGCTGCCCTTGGCGACCGTCGGCTTCTCACCGAACTTCGTGCCCGCCGTGATCGCCGGCAGCGGACCGTCGACGATCTTCGGCGGCGGCGCCTGCGAGGCCGAGGACGACGCCGAGGGTGACGCGCTGTCGCTCGCCTTGCTCGAGTCGGACTTGTCGTCACCGCATGCGGCGAGTGTGGCCAGTCCTGCGGGAACGGCAATGAGGAGTGAGCGTCGGCGCACGGTGGGGGCCTCGTAATCGGTCGATCTTGTTGATGGCGTGCGCGCAACTCTACGGCGTGAGAAGGGCGCCGTACGTGAAACGTACGGCGCCCGTGTTGCGTTCCGACAGTGACGCGGAACGCGTCGATCACATTCCGGCGATCAGTTTCTCGACCCGGTCGTCGACCGAACGGAACGGGTCCTTGCACAACACAGTGCGCTGCGCCTGGTCGTTGAGCTTGAGGTGGACCCAGTCGACGGTGAAGTCCCGGCGCTGTTCCTGGGCCCTGCGGATGAAGTCACCGCGCAGCCGGGCCCGAGTGGTCTGCGGCGGAACCGACTTGCCCTCGAAGATCTTCAAGTCGTTGCAGATACGAGCGGCTTGGCCCTTCCTCTCCAGAAGGTAGTAGAGGCCACGACGGCGGTGGATGTCGTGATACGCGAGGTCTATCTGCGCGACCCGCGGGTGGGACATGGTCATGTTGTGCTTGGCCCGGTACCGCTCGATGAGCTTGTACTTCATGACCCAGTCGATCTCGGTGCCGATCCGGTCGAGGTCCTCGGCCTCGATCGCGTCCAGCGTGCGGCCCCACAGCTCCAGGACCTGGTCGACGGTGCCGGTGCGGATGCCCCGGCGCTCGACGAAGTCCACGGCCTTGTCGTAGTACTCCCGCTGCACCTCCAGCGCGGAGGCCTCGCGACCGCTGGCCAGGCGCACCTTGCGCCGGCCGGTGATGTCGTGGCTGACCTCGCGGATCGCCCGGATCGGGTTCTCCAGGGTCAGGTCGCGCATCACGGTGCCCGCCTCGATCATGCGCAGCACCAGGTCGGTCGCGCCGACCTTCAGCAGCATGGTCGTCTCGGACATGTTCGAGTCGCCCACGATGACGTGCAGGCGGCGGTAGCGCTCGGCGTCGGCGTGCGGTTCGTCGCGGGTGTTGATGATCGGCCGGGAGCGGGTCGTCGCCGAGGAGACGCCCTCCCAGATGTGCTCGGCCCGCTGGCTGACGCAGTACACGGCGCCCCGCGGGGTCTGCAGAACCTTGCCCGCGCCGCACAGCAGCTGGCGCGTGACGAGGAAGGGAATGAGGATGTCCGCGAGCCGGGAGAACTCCCCGTGGCGTGCGACGAGATAGTTCTCGTGGCAGCCGTAGGAGTTGCCGGCCGAGTCCGTGTTGTTCTTGAAGAGGTAGACGTCGCCCGCGATTCCTTCCTCGTGCAGGCGTCGTTCGGCGTCCACCAGGAGTCCTTCGAGAATGCGCTCGCCTGCTTTGTCGTGCGTGACCAGTTCGGTCACGTTGTCACATTCGGGTGTCGCGTATTCCGGATGTGACCCGACATCGAGATAGAGGCGGGCGCCGTTTCGCAGAAAGACATTGCTGCTGCGGCCCCATGACACGACACGGCGGAAGAGGTACCGCGCCACCTCGTCGGGAGACAGGCGGCGCTGTCCCCTGAACGTACACGTGACGCCGTACTCGTTCTCCAGCCCGAAAATGCGGCGGTCCATGAGTGAACATTACGCCCGATCCTTCGAGCTGAAACGGGGTTCGGCAGCACGGTTTGGATCATTTTCCGATGAAGACGCAACCACCGCCCGCCCCGCGGGAGCTGTGAGGACGCCTCCCGTCACCAGCAGAACCAGCAGCGACACGCCCCCCGCGACACCCGGCACGGCGAAGCCCCACAGGGCCCCGCCCCGCTCGACGACCGGGCCCGCGAGGCCCGTTCCGACCGACGCGCCCACGGTGAACGTCGTCACGAGCCAGGAGAAGGCCTCGGTGACCGTCCCGGTCGGCGCGTGCCGGTCGACCAGGACGAAGGCGCACGCGATGACGGGCGCGAGGAAGACCCCGGCGAGCACCGTCAGCAGCGTCATGGCCACCGCGCCCGGCATCAGGGTCAGCGGCAGGTAACACACCGCCAGGAAGCCCACCAGGACCTGAAGTCGCCGCGCGGGCTCACCGGCCCACTGCCGCGCGCCGTACACCGTGCCGCCCACGAGGGCCCCCAGACCGATCCCGGCCATCAGCCAGCCGTACACCGCGTCCCCGCCGTGCTCGTCCGCGTACGGCACGGAGGCGACCGTGATGGACCCGAGCGCGATGCCGACGAACAGGAACGCGCCGAGCATCGCCAGCAGTCCGGGCGAGCGCAGCGCGCCGAGCCAGTGCGCCTCACGCGGTGCGGAGCGCCACGCGCGCGAGGGCGGCGACACCACGACCGAGACAGCGCCCAGCACCCCGATGACGTTCAGCACCAGCAGTGCCGCCTGCGCCGACCACAGCGCCGCGCACAACGTCACCAGCAAGGGCCCCACGGTGAACATGACCTCCTGCGCCACGGCGTCCATGGCGTACGCCGTGTGCACCTGGTCCTCCCTGCGCAGCACGCTCGGCCACAGCGCCCGCAGACCGCCCTCCAGGGGCGGCGTGAAGAGCCCGGCGGCGGCCACGGCCGCGTAGGCGAGCGGGAGCGGGTCGGTGCCGTTGAAGGCGAAGAGAGCCATCGCGAGGGCCGACAGCACGGCGGAGGGGAGCTGGACCCGGGGCTGGCCGTGAAGGTCGACGAGCCGCCCGAGCACCGGCTGCCCCACGGCGTTGGCCACGCCGTACGCGGCCGCGAGACCTCCCGCGAGGGTGTACGTGCCGCCCTGCGCCCGGACGAACAGCACGATGGCGATCGCCGCGGTGGCGTTCGGCAGCCGGCCCACCAGCGTTCCCGTCAGCAGGCGCACCGCGTGCCTCGCCCTGAGGATCTCCAGGTATCCCGCGGCCATGTCCCGCCTCCAAGTCATACGTATAACGTCGACTCCCATACGTACCATGTGCGCTGTTCGGACGTCCAGACGAAGGAGCGGACCCACGGTGGCACGCAGCAGTACGCGCCCGACCAGCCGTGACGTCGCACAGGCGGCCGGGGTGTCCCAGGCGGCCGTCTCGCTCGTGCTGGGCGACAAGTGGCGCGGCAGGGTCTCCGAAACCACCGCCGAACGGGTCCGGGAAGCCGCCCGCGACCTCGGCTACCGGCCCAACCTGGCCGCCCGCAACCTCCGCCTCGGCCGCACCCGCACGGTGCTGCTCGTCGTCCCGGCCCTGACGACGGAGTTCTTCGCCGGCGTCTACACCGGCGCCGCACGCGTGGCCGCCGACCACGGCTTCGGCGTCGTCCTGTACCCCCTCCCCCGAGGGCATCGGCCCCGCCCGCGACCCCTTCGCCTCCGCCCAGGCCGCCCTGGACGGCGTCATCGCCTCCTCCATGGCCGCCGACGCCCTCACCGCCATCCGCGGCGACCAGCTCCCCCTCGTCATGCTCGACAGCGACCCCTCGGGCAGCCTCGGCGCCGCCACCGTCAACCTGGACATCGCCGACGGCGTCCGCCAGATCGCCGCCCACCTCCTGGACCTCGGCCACCGCCGCTTCCTGCACCTCGCGGCCGACATCCCGTCCTGGACCTTCGAGGTACGCGCGCGCGAACTGGCCGCACGACTCGACGCGGTCCCCGGCACCTCCGTCCGCACGGCCCGCGCCCCCATCTCGATCGAGGGCGCCCTGACCGCCGCCGAGACCGCCCTCGCCGCACCCGGCCCCCGGCCCACCGCCCTCGTCTGCGACGACGACAAACTCGCCGCCGGCGCCTACAAGGCCGTACGACGGCTCGGCCTGCGCATCCCCGACGACATCTCCGTCACCGGCCTGGACGACCTCGCTCTCGCCACCGCCCTCGACCCCGAGCTGACGACCGTACGACTGGACGCCGAGCTGTTCGGCGAACGCGGCATGGAAGCCCTCCTGGCCGTCCTGGAAGGCCGTACACCGCAGGCGGGGGACATCCCCGTCGAGTTGGTCGTACGGGGCTCCACGGCCCCGCCCAGCACCCCCTGAACGCCCTGCGCCCCGGCCTCAAGGCCGGGGCACAGAACGGGTGATGGTCGGGCGGGACGCCCCGGGACTACTCGTCCTCGGAACCCTCCGCCTCATCCGCGCTCTCCGCCTCGGTGGACGCACCGCCGACCTCCAGCAACCGACCGAGCTGACGCCCCACGATGCGCTTGAACTTGCGCTGCTGCGGACGCGTCCGGTCCAGCACCGCGACCTCCAGCCGCTCCGCGGGGATCTCCCGCTCACTGCCGTTCGTGTCACGGGACAGCGCCTGCACGGCCAGCTTCAGCGCCTCCGCCAGGCTCATACCGTCCTGGTGACGCTGGTCCAGATAGCTGCTGATCGTCTCGGCGTTGCCGCCCACCGCGACCGAGCCGTGCTCGTCCACGATGGAACCGTCGTGCGGCAGCCGGTAGATCTGGTCGCCGTCCGGCGTCTCACCGACCTCGGCCACGACCAGCTCCACCTCGTACGGCTTCTCACCGGCCGAGGAGAAGATCGTGCCCAGCGTCTGGGCGTAGACGTTGGCAAGACCACGGGCGGTCACGTCGTCACGGTCATAGGTGTAACCACGCAGGTCGGCATACCGGACGCCGCCGATCCGCAGGTTCTCGTACTCGTTGTACTTGCCGGCGGCCGCGAAGCCGATCCGGTCGTAGATCTCGCTGAACTTGTGCAGCGCGCGGGACGGATTCTCGCCGACGAACACGATGCCGTCGGCATACTGCAGCACGACCAGGCTGCGACCACGGGCGATGCCCTTGCGGGCGTACTCCGCCCGGTCGGCCATCGCCTGCTGGGGGGAGACATAGAACGGCGTCGACACCGGTTATCCGTCCCTTTCTGTGGAAGTCACTGCGATCACCTTGAACAAGACGGGTGGCGCCTAGAGCAACGCGGCCCGCGGGCCGTCGGGCTGCTCCAGCCGCCGCTCGAGAATCGAACGGGCGATCTCGGAGGACTCGTCGTCGGTGAGCCGGCGGAAGCCGTCCTCGGTGATCACGGTGACGATCGGGTAGATCCGGCGGGCGACATCGGGACCACCGGTCGCCGAGTCGTCGTCGGCCGCGTCGTACAGGGCCTGCACCACGAGCATCGTGGCCTCGGCCTCGCTCAGACTGTCGTGGAAGAACTTCTTCATGGCACCGCGCGCGAAGACCGAGCCGGAACCGGTGGCGGCGAAGTTGTGCTCCTCGGAACGGCCGCCGGTGACGTCGTAGGAGAAGATCCGCCCCCTGCCGCGGTCCACGTCGTACCCCGCGAACAGCGGCACCACGGCCAGCCCCTGCATCGCCATGCCGAGGTTGGAACGGATCATGGTGGACAGCCGGTTCGCCTTGCCCTCCAGCGACAGCTGGGCGCCCTCGACCTTCTCGAAGTGCTCCAGCTCCAACTGGAACAGCTTCACCATCTCGACGGCGAGACCGGCGGTGCCGGCGATCCCGACGGCGGAGTACTCGTCGGCGGGGAACACCTTCTCGATGTCCCGCTGAGCGATGACGTTGCCCATCGTGGCGCGACGGTCACCGGCGAGCACGACACCACCGGGAAAGGTGACCGCCACGATCGTGGTGCCGTGCGGCGCCTCGATCACACCCTGCATGGGCGGCAATTGCCGGTTGCCCGGCAGCATCTCCGGCTGGTGCTCGGACAGGAAGTCCATGAAGGACGACGACCCAGGCGTCAGGAAGGCAGCTGGTAGACGCCCGGTGCTACGAGTGTTGGCTTCCACGCGATTCCTTCCAGGTAAGCGGCGGCCCGACGGACGGCGTCGGGATCGTCTCCCAACTTGCCGATGGCCGAATTGCAGTTGAAGCACAGTACGCCTCGGACCCTACCCGTCTTGTGGCAATGATCCACATGAACGGCAGGAGCCTTCAGACAGATCACGCAGAGCCCCATCTGAGAGGCGACCATCTCGTCACGCTCGGCTTCGGTGAGGCCGTAGTGGCGCTTCAGGTGCCGCTCACGCCCGGCGACAGCTCGGCACGTCTTGCAGCGCGTCGACAAGCCGTCGGAGGCCGACGCGTTTCTGTGCCAC
This portion of the Streptomyces canus genome encodes:
- a CDS encoding MFS transporter, with the translated sequence MAAGYLEILRARHAVRLLTGTLVGRLPNATAAIAIVLFVRAQGGTYTLAGGLAAAYGVANAVGQPVLGRLVDLHGQPRVQLPSAVLSALAMALFAFNGTDPLPLAYAAVAAAGLFTPPLEGGLRALWPSVLRREDQVHTAYAMDAVAQEVMFTVGPLLVTLCAALWSAQAALLVLNVIGVLGAVSVVVSPPSRAWRSAPREAHWLGALRSPGLLAMLGAFLFVGIALGSITVASVPYADEHGGDAVYGWLMAGIGLGALVGGTVYGARQWAGEPARRLQVLVGFLAVCYLPLTLMPGAVAMTLLTVLAGVFLAPVIACAFVLVDRHAPTGTVTEAFSWLVTTFTVGASVGTGLAGPVVERGGALWGFAVPGVAGGVSLLVLLVTGGVLTAPAGRAVVASSSENDPNRAAEPRFSSKDRA
- the prcA gene encoding proteasome subunit alpha translates to MSTPFYVSPQQAMADRAEYARKGIARGRSLVVLQYADGIVFVGENPSRALHKFSEIYDRIGFAAAGKYNEYENLRIGGVRYADLRGYTYDRDDVTARGLANVYAQTLGTIFSSAGEKPYEVELVVAEVGETPDGDQIYRLPHDGSIVDEHGSVAVGGNAETISSYLDQRHQDGMSLAEALKLAVQALSRDTNGSEREIPAERLEVAVLDRTRPQQRKFKRIVGRQLGRLLEVGGASTEAESADEAEGSEDE
- the prcB gene encoding proteasome subunit beta, whose protein sequence is MEANTRSTGRLPAAFLTPGSSSFMDFLSEHQPEMLPGNRQLPPMQGVIEAPHGTTIVAVTFPGGVVLAGDRRATMGNVIAQRDIEKVFPADEYSAVGIAGTAGLAVEMVKLFQLELEHFEKVEGAQLSLEGKANRLSTMIRSNLGMAMQGLAVVPLFAGYDVDRGRGRIFSYDVTGGRSEEHNFAATGSGSVFARGAMKKFFHDSLSEAEATMLVVQALYDAADDDSATGGPDVARRIYPIVTVITEDGFRRLTDDESSEIARSILERRLEQPDGPRAALL
- a CDS encoding endonuclease VII domain-containing protein, with the protein product MSELGAEKRCSACKRTLPTSAFAANRSKLDRLQDRCRECGADAYRRGREAQGKKVRRVDVPEGHKHCLGCDEVKQWSEWHRNASASDGLSTRCKTCRAVAGRERHLKRHYGLTEAERDEMVASQMGLCVICLKAPAVHVDHCHKTGRVRGVLCFNCNSAIGKLGDDPDAVRRAAAYLEGIAWKPTLVAPGVYQLPS